The genome window GCATCCGGACCGCTTCGGCTTTGAAGTCCCCTCGGCACCGCCCCTGGCCTGGGAGGAAGTCCCGGCCCGGGGCGGGGTCCGTCTGGCCACGGTCGCCCAAGCGGCCGGGATTCCTTACGATCCCCTGCGGTTTTTGAACGCCAGCCTGCGTCGGGAGTACATCCCGGCCGGTGTCACCCATGTCTTGCGGGTCCCAAAGGACGTCGGGGCCCGACTGGTCCAAGTCCTGGAGCGGATCCCTCGGACGACAGTCGAGAATGTCCTCGTCTATCGGGTCCGGCGGCGCGACACCCTCCATCGGGTCGCCCGACGCTTTGGGGTCTCGGTCGAGCGACTGGCCGAATGGAACGGACTTTCGGCGACCGATGCCCGCCTGCGGCCAGGTCAGGTTCTTCGGATTCCACGGGGTCCCGATAGACCCGACGTTTGGGGTCAGCCCCTGGCCTTCAGGACGTCGACGACGACGTATCGGGTCCGACCCGGTGACACGCTGTACCGCATTGCCCAGCGGCTGGGCGTGTCGGTCGAAGTCCTCCGCCGGATGAATCCAGAGGTGTCGCCCCACCGCTTGAGTGTCGGTCAGGTCCTGCGGGTCCCGGCCTCTTCAGCGACCCTGGGGTCCGAGGGGGTCGAAGGGTCGGTCGTTCACCGGGTTCGGCGTGGAGAGACGCTCTTTCGCATCGCCCGCCTCTATGGGGTCCCCCTGGAGCGACTCCTGGAGTATAATGGCCTGTCGGCGGACGCCCCAATTCGACCGGGGGACGTCCTGAAAATCCCCCCCAAGGAGGGCTACGATGCAAATTCGGGAACGTGAGGTCGGAGACGTGACGGTCCTGGACGTCTCCGGCAAGATTACGATCGGCGAGGGTGATGTCCAACTGCGGAACAAAATCCACGAACTCTTCGAGCGGGGTCGGCGGAAGATCCTCTTGAACTTGGGGGAGGTATCTTACATGGACAGTGCCGGGATCGGCGAGCTGGTCGCCGCCTACACGGCGGCCCGCAATCGGGGCTGTGATCTGAAACTCCTGAACCTGACCAAGAAGGTCCAAGACCTCCTGACCATCACGCACCTGATGACGGTCTTCGAGGTTTATAAAGACGAAGCCGAGGCCCTGAAGAGCTTCTCCCAGTAATTCGCCCGTGGGGGGGGGGGCCTGGGTGTCGAATGAAACCGTGGTAGGGTGGGGGTGGACCTATCGTCGGACGAACCGTGACGACAGACTGGCATGCATGGCTTCAACAGCGGGCCGAAGTCGCCCGGGAGTGGTCTCACGCCTTCTGTATGTGGTTCCGCGCCAGTCTGGCTTATTTCGTCCTCCACTATCACCCCAGCCGGGAAGACGCCTCGACGCCCCTGAACCTCAAGAATTTTGTCCCTGAGGTCCAGGTCTTCGCCCACGGGATGGCGGCCCTCCTTCAATCGACCGCCCATTTGGTCTCCGTCGAGTCGGTCGAACGCTATCAATTCCGGGAGTACCTCCGGAGCCTCTTGCAGGACGAGGCCGGTTGGTTTTTACTCCAGCCCTGGCCGACGGTCAGCCAGACGCCGGACGAGCAGATGCTTCAGTTCATGGATACTGTCGGTCAATTTCGCACGTTGGCCTTTCACATGGGACAAGCCCCCTGGGTCGCCTATCCGGCCTTTGTCGTCATGGGTCGGATTTTCCGCCAACACGTGCTGAGTACGCCGATTGCGGCCTGGCTGGTTCAGCGGTCCCTGATCCCCGGCGTCGATGAGATCCCCCATGCGGAGGTCCGCTACCTGTGCCGGTATCAATTGCCGCCCGCCGTCCGGCCGGTCGTCGCCTGGGTCGTGGCCAAGCTGTATCAGTGGCTGGCCTACCTGGAGATGTTCCCGCCCCTATCCGAGGACATCGGTATCCTTCGGCGGAATTACATGGTTTTCATCCTCTTGAATGCCGAGGTCCAGCGGCTCAAACGGCGGTGGGACCGCTTCTTGGTCCAGGTCCATCCGTGGCCGTCGGATTGGGTCGAAGCCCTGGAGGGTACGCTTTTCGCCCTCCAGATGGAGATGAAGAAGGTCATCCACCGGGAGATGCTGGGGTTCCTGGAGGTCCAACGGTCGGCTGGCCTCTACATGCGATTGGAAAACAGTCAAGGCATCCTGCGGAACGCCTTCCAACAGGCGATCCTGTCCCTCCTCCAGACGGCCGACCCCTCTCTCTCGGGGACCGTCCTGTTTCCCAACTATCGGACGAAGTTGGAACAGTCGCTCCGCCTGCGGGAGGACCTCTGGTCCCTCCGTCAGCTCGTACGGGACATCTGGCGGAACCACGCCTGGGACCGGTGGAGCGAGCTGGTCTCAGAGTTCCGTCGGTTCCGTAACACGACGATGCATTTCTTGATGTACCGGGACTGGACCCACTTTGATGAGTTCTACCGGCAGGTCCAGCGGGTCCGCACGCCCGCCGCCCGGACGGCCTTACTGGACCAGCTGAATGCCTTCCTGGGTGCCCTCCTGAAAGAGGTCAATAAGCGGGACGTCCTCCAGGGCTACCCCTTCCCCTACAAGATCGAGGACGAGTGAGGCGCGCCCCCTCATGCGGGCAGTAAGGCAATAAGGCCATACGGTAGTGATAGCAGAGCCGTTCGGTTCGTGAGAATGGCGTCGGCACAACCTTTCCCAACGCCCGGGAAGCACGGTTTTTCAAGCATCCGGCAGATGGGCAGGTCGGCAGATAGGCAGATAGAAGCCGGGTGGGCAAGGATCAGCCCCAGGGCTTTTGGGACCATCTGCCCATCTGCCGAACTGCCTATCTGCCAAAGCTTGAAAACCGTCCTTCCCGAAGGGTCGAAAAAGCCGAATCCATGCGGGTTTTCACCAACCGAACGGCTCTGCTATGAGACTGGTTCTACCCTATTGCCTTAGCGCCTTCCCGCCGCGCGGCCACCTCAACGATG of bacterium HR11 contains these proteins:
- a CDS encoding Putative anti-sigma factor antagonist, with protein sequence MQIREREVGDVTVLDVSGKITIGEGDVQLRNKIHELFERGRRKILLNLGEVSYMDSAGIGELVAAYTAARNRGCDLKLLNLTKKVQDLLTITHLMTVFEVYKDEAEALKSFSQ